One segment of Rosa chinensis cultivar Old Blush chromosome 6, RchiOBHm-V2, whole genome shotgun sequence DNA contains the following:
- the LOC112169662 gene encoding inosine-5'-monophosphate dehydrogenase 2: protein MASRDWVKLADKEVKIYDYMISCKDMVLPWSSDLGKIEEFMAEKGRVLKKMYSDLDVVCGNVLTVSQAQNLIQAGVDGLRVGMGSGSICTTQEVCVGGRGQATAVYKVASVASQSGVPVQRRFCR, encoded by the exons ATGGCGAGCCGCGATTGGGTGAAGCTGGCGGACAAGGAGGTCAAGATTTACGATTACATGATCAGCTGTAAGGACATGGTTTTGCCTTGGAGCTCCGATTTGGGGAAGATTGAGGAGTTCATGGCGGAGAAAGGCCGTGTACTCAAGAAAATGTACTCAGATTTGGATGTGGTTTGTGGGAATGTGTTGACTGTGAGTCAGGCGCAGAATTTGATTCAGGCTGGTGTTGATGGGTTGAGGGTTGGGATGGGGTCTGGCTCCATTTGTACTACTCAAGAGGTTTGCGTCGGCGGCAGGGGACAG GCAACTGCTGTTTACAAGGTTGCATCTGTTGCTTCACAAAGTGGTGTGCCTGTTCAACGAAG gttttgcaGATAG